Proteins from a genomic interval of Gadus macrocephalus chromosome 2, ASM3116895v1:
- the psmg3 gene encoding proteasome assembly chaperone 3, with the protein MSTTMIKTRQTEKEINGVRTQVICTEFSNYIFIVLTQYGKIGTLVSVTPESKSSDVSMPMFTTKVLMGKDEPLTHVCAKNLATCVSQEAGNRPVLLGLALKDSSIEAVKLMRDLIKSCQVW; encoded by the exons ATGTCTACTACCATGATCAAAACAAGACAAACGGAGAAGGAAATCAATGGAGTCAGGACGCAGGTCATCTGTACCGAATTCAGCAATTATATATTCATAGTTCTCACACAATATGGGAAGATTGGAACGTTGGTGTCCGTCACACCAGAATCCAAATCAAGTGATGTCAGCATGCCAATGTTCACCACCAAAGTACTGATGGGAAAAGATGAG cCTTTAACACATGTGTGTGCCAAAAACCTGGCAACCTGTGTGTCACAAGAGGCTGGCAACAGGCCTGTGCTGCTGGGACTGGCCCTTAAGGACTCCTCTATAGAGGCTGTGAAACTCATGAGAGACCTCATCAAAAGCTGTCAAGTCTGGTAG